One Tribolium castaneum strain GA2 chromosome 6, icTriCast1.1, whole genome shotgun sequence genomic window, TtccatcaaaatttaaagtcttCTGAAGAGAGTTATTAAGGTTTTTGGGTTAAAAAGGTGTTTTTCGTTCAATATTAGTTTCAGGGCCCCGCCACTCCGAGTGTCAGGGGTGTCCCGGCAAGTCAGAAGGgcagcaaaaaaaattctcaaaaatttattttgattatttgtgTTTATGATACGGAAACGTgccaaaaagttgaaaaaaatttacctaTTTAATGATTTCACTTTATCAAAAAAACCGAGTAATTACTCCAAATGCGTGTTTAAAAGCGCTCcaaaaaatcatacaaaatttttaatctatttcaacgaaatttttaatattttttaaggaaatttcctaaaataatctgaattattgcattattgctttaaacataatactataaatatttttgactcaattaggtgattttttggtttatttttatgaaaatttcgcaaaaaattgtgtttacgggtaaaaaactttcaaaatataaaatttccgTTAAAACTGAGTTTTTAAGCTTAAAACGTGAAAACGTGTTCAAGCCACCAAtaaggcaaaaataacaccactTTCAGTCCAATTCTATCATtgtttgacgaaatttttcgcgttttaaataaaaaacgtgcTAATATAACAGAAAACAtctaaaatcaaataattttcgatCCAGTAATATAATGATTTTACCACTttatttagcgaaattttgcaacGATTTTACCACGATAAACGGTCGAACTAAttgcttaattttaacaatttttggttatttttttgtgatttatttggctgatttttgaaaaattttgcaaaataattgcttgagatagcaaaatattttgtaaaatttagtGAGGAATTATGTAACTTTTCAATATTTACTGAGTatgcaaaaaagcaaaatttttaactggaatacgAAAACTTGCACTTTTCCACACTTAcattaattattgattttgaCAATTCGAAATTTCTTAACCGATTTTGCAAAATCTTCTGTTTATCTCATCAGGAAAACTGATTTTTACTATTGATGACGTGTTTTTTTATCTCGGTTTTCTCTcaccaataaaataaaaaacatttacggTTCATATTTTGCTACACAAGAAGCTATGCTCCTCTATGttcatttttatcaaaattcctcaaaatagtcgcgttttttgttaaacaacggttaaaaaagcaaaaatattgaaatttttaactcaTACTTAAAAAACTTTTCGTTCTGTTTTAACAAAACCTCGCTAAAGAGGTccaagaaagcaaaaataacaccatttgCGACATTATTCTGCGATTTGTCGgcgtatttttaattaaatttggcaaaatatgTGCGTTTAATTCTGATTATTTCTGGCttaaaaataaggaaaagtcatataatttttagcaaatttagtgccTTTCCGCTCTGTTCTAACAAAGtttcgccaaaaaaaaaagagtttcAATGGTCGAAAAAGACACAAATAGCACCATTTTTGACCCAACTCTAGAGTTTTAAGCAATTTTGACTCAATTCAATTGGGTAAAAAGTgaagttggcgtttttattgttttggaaCAGCTAGTATAGCTAGGTTTCAAAAAATGGCGGCAAAAtgtaccgggtgctcaaaatagtaaaaaaatcattgtattaaagttattaataaataactaataaaaaaaaaagttatatggcaacgttgtctaaaagtcgtgatcgcaacagaacttgatcaacaataaaaataaattatttttgaaacgtttcctaggaaataattgccagtgttggcacatctacaaactgtgattattttgataaattttaatttttttgaattaaaaaaactgccaaAGTCtgttagtaaatttaaaataattattcatcgtgtagttagggaacgattacttagtgcaaaacataaaaatcttaaaaaataatgaaaactgaagaagttaacaaaataaatttgcagctccagatttttttaaatatggctttaagatttttcccgtgatctacatacacatgcttctccaacaacgtaccactgagttggtgcgccagtttttgagcaccctgtataatgcACCCGGGCGCTGTCCTGACTAGTCTATATTAAGATAAGTGAAAGAAAAAGCtctgtaacaatttttatgttgCAAAAagtgtcaaacactttataatgaatatttaaatattttgacgtcctattttttttttaaattattctacCAATACACATCTACTGGTGAAAAACGTTGTAAACTAGTGTAATCGATTGACgtctttaaataatttttttggttttatcaGGTTTTGTTAGGAGGCAGGtgccaaaatttttcacaaatggGGTTAAAGTTTGCAATTGTCATTCTCCTTCTGCTGCCTATTTTTGCAATCggtagtaaaaaaatgtagccTTTCGTAATTTTGGCCGAGTTTCTTGTAGTTTCCTCCCTTGTTTGCATGGAATCGGGGACAATAACGGGAAAAGTCCAAGCCAAAGAATGCGATGTGTCCAATCTCCACACTTTAGATGTTAACATTACGATTGATATCCAAGACGAATCAAACATCACCATGTCTTACTACGACAATCTTGACACAAAAAATGAAGCAGCCGCAAAAAAGGTGGAATTTCGGTGTTTCATAACCTCGGCCTCAAGAGGTTGTGGTgaatttgttgcaaaaagGTGATTTTCTCGcaattttttagagaaaagACTGAGCGAAATGCGGGGTTGCACCAAGAAAGGCGGCTGCGAAACGATAAAAAGGCGGCTAATGCGAGCGCACTTAGAGAACATCATGTGTAAGGAGTGCAGTATGAACATGTGTAATTCGGCgaaaaagctgcttattttcgCCCCTTTACTGTGTATCGCTGGacgcttattttaaataaacacgaaACATCGAACAACTAATATTTATTCACACCAACGATTTATTACAACAGTTTGAACAGTGAAACTGACGGCAACAAAAGCGAAACGAAAGCGAGAAGTTGCAACTTTGGGGCGGAATTGCACAGACTGCCCTCGCATTCGTAGCATTTCGCCTCCCCGGTGAAGGGCAGCATGGTCTTGAGGGCCCCCTCCATGAGGCCGCAGCCCCCTTTCGGGAGACATCCCTTCACAATGGCCGTTTTGTCTACCGGAAGTTAGTTAAATTTAAGGGAATGAGAAAAAGCACAAATTACCTTCGCCTTGGACCACAAACTTGAAGCAGGTCACGTCAAGTTTGGACAAATCGAATCTGCgttcgaattttttcaaactttgggTGCAGTCCTGTGGGGAATGTTCCGAGACGCCTCGAGCCAAAGCTTCCAAATTTGTGGAGTAGCATTCCATGCAAATtgctgtgtttttttttttgggaaaaattaataaaacacttGTTCAACCAGTTGTTCACTTACAATTTTCGATGGAAATGAGTGCGATGAGtgagaaaatgaaaaatttcattttgcgTGCTTTGTGACGAGCGGTCCGGAGGCGACTGAGTCTGTTATGGAATTGTCTACTCGCCCATGTTGTTCTAGTGCGCAATATACATAATTAAAGCAATTTAAGATGAATGAAATTCGTCTAATTTTAATCACCACATCAGCGCTTTCGAATGTTGCCAAAGGCCTCGAGTttggtagaaaaaaaatttgatgtgttTATTACAATCAGTGAGATCTCAAACGTTTGTTTTCGGAAACTAATCGCTAATAATTAATCGGATTGGCCAAGGTTAAGCCAAATGTTATTGATGCAGTTTTGCAAACAACAACACATCGTGTCAGAAACTTCGGAAATGCGTTGTACAACTGccaaaaatcggaaaaaacgCCGTGACGGtcttaaatttggaaaaggttcaattttaaaatagagcTTACGGAATGGAAATcgatttatcaatttttgtggACTTGATTGTAAATTCCGGATGAAAACCGGAAAATTCCGGTTTTGGAGATATTGATGGCAATCGCTGCATTCTCGGCGACTATGCGCTTTGCAGATGCGAGCTTTTCATCAGATCAAGAGCTTTCTTGCTAAGTTGGACTTCTcaatgttataaaaatttggaaaggtgtagatgttaaaaaaaactgaaacttttttacaacaattaaaaaaacatcgatGATTGGTTGGATTAAAATTCATTTCTGTtctcattttttgtgtttgttgtgAGACCAAAATAAATACGTAGGAGCTCTATTTCATGTAACATTATCACATACCGTAGCTCTGGGAAACGTGCTGATATGTGTTTCTTAGACGATAAGCACTAGGTCAGAAAAGcgctgaattcaataaataaatgaaaaacgcaaataacaaaaattaaaagaaagaaagacagaaagataaagccCCTTGTGTAGTCAGCgacaattttcttgttttcttttattttgtttgaattttatttcagttttcagttcGCTGaaagtttgtatttttacaatatcttaaaaaccaaTAATCACACAGACTTTTTTGTTTACTATCAAGTACTTTATTCAGTcagaaccaaaagtaacgcacgaAATTCATGTCTTTAttgttatgtaatttttcaaaaaaatcctccaacaaattgattttattttttttaattgtacatCTTGACATATTAATGAAGTCATTCATTTTGAGTAAtcagtcatttttaattttttgctaatttttaattaccgtTTAAGGTCGTACGCATGGTGATCTTACCagcaagaataaaaaaatttaaaaacgaaaaaataataaaataaaaaagttaaatgtttCTTTTGAAATGTTATACTTACAAAAAGTCTTTTCTTCTTGttcttactttattttatgaggtaattgtttttttgtgtttaggtttcatattaaatattttcatgtttattatttacaaatacctacaaatattatacagggtaTTTCACGTAATTTTACGACCTGTAATATGCAATCAACAATACGAAGtcgattacaaatttaaaaaaaatggataGTTTTCTCTAGCTTGTTCAccccttcaaaaaattgcaacatttttagttatttggTGATTAAATTAGAAAGACTAAAATCATATTCACTCCGTTTCTTGTTAGAACAGTGGAacacataaaaattgtttcagaaaaaaataacaatatatGAATATTAATAAAGCAGTGATTAGTTTGATAACGACTGTCATGAGtttccaaaaacaaaataattaaatgtgtatttttcgTATCAAGTATTTGGTGACTCTTGCATAATTATACATTTAGCTGAGTACATTAGACGCAGGCCTCGTAAAGttgtgtgaaacaccctgtacctATAAGACAATAGccccttataaaataaaacaagaaaaaaaaggtaaagTTTTTCGTgtttagttattaataattaattaataattaatgtcaatgttaattaattaataattttgttaaattaattatttttattttttaaatttttatttttttttattaagaaaaaaataaagatgtgTACTATTTAAAGCTGTAAACAAAAACCTAAGTtggcttttgaaaaaaattaaaaattttactataaCGTCAAAATGtagcgtttaaaaaatttaaatcgacctgttcaaaaattttttaaaaaataaataaagatgttacttaataaagataataaaGGTGTGTTACTTTTGATTCAGTCTGTATTTTTCACTATGCAAaagttttttcataatttttatacaaatcgtTTTATAAgtataactaaaataaattatttcttatgtctttttttctaaaacatgattcttaaattttattttatgcaaaaaaacactcaaaaaagtGTTGCTATCTACAGAAATAATTCAATATCCTtgtaaagattaaaaatttaaataaacataattttttaaaataaaatggtatTGAAACTACACAGGGTGAgtctattaaaaataatatttttactttacaaaggtatctcaaaaactattaattgCACAGAATTCAGTGTTTGTTACTCGTATTTATGTTTCCTctatacaaattttttcagaaattttctataattcctgataattaaagattaattaattttgcatttcttatttctttatttcttaTCCCATCTTTGAAAATGCGATGCTTAAATGTTTTGCGATAAGAAtccgtaaaaaaataacaatattccCAAAAAATAGCTGATTAactaaacattaaaaattcaaataattataattttggtGCTAGCAAAATACTTGAAGGAAAACGTtgactttttgaaaaatatcttTAGCAGACTCGGCTCGTACATGTAATTACGAGTATTTCACCAAAGAAGTGAGATCTTTTAGGGAATAACAGGGAATTTTTTACTCAAAGCTTAGGGACATTTAATAACATGGCAACGCtgatttgaataataaaaatgagacTCACACTGTTAAaagttttaacttttaatttatcaaCACAATCAATCAATCAACACGATTGCTATCATTTATTCAAATGAATGTTCatatcaagtcacctatgaaatgtAAATATCATGTTTACATTGTGAATACTGTCAAAAGTCATatatttgtcaaaataagGCTAAAAGGCTTGAAACCTAAAAACGACAGAAaacgcaattaaaaaaaattacgaaaatataAGACTAACCCTAGACTTTGAAAGAACTTTGGGTGAACACTgcaaaaaaatgagaagaaaGCTTAAAATGTGACAcatgtttttccaaaattttggaaCTGTACTAAAATTTCTGTTGTATTTTGtactttattttacattaacatttaaaaattttcatgcTTTCATTCTAAGGTTTGCCAAGGCAGTGCATATGTCAGTTGAATAGGTAATAGTCACAATGAATTTtaattccatagtcgacttgatgattgatgaacaaccattctTGAACAGTCTGTATAAGTTCCACAATAAAGTTACACAACTTAGTGACGTCACGGTCAATTAAACTCGCCAAATATATCGGATCGAATGCGTAAatattgacagtttttttcccGAAATAACCACAGAAAAATCGgaaatagtttattttttcgaaatattcaAGCAATACGTATTACataagtatttataaaaaataaaagagcgaTGATATATCCAGACGAACTAATTTTAGCAACTTTGTTGCAGTTGTTTCCTTCACACTCGAAACATTTCGTGTCTTCGGCCAAGTGAATTATTCGATTTTCCATCATTTTGAAGCCGTTGATTAAAGATTGTTTCAAAATGTCGCAATGTCCACTCGGAATACAACCTTTAATGTCCACTGAATTGCCATGAGggtcttaaattaaaaaaaatgtaaacacaaTACATGtctaaaaaatcgaaaaaacctGTGCCAACTATTTTGAAACAACTGATTTCCTGATCCTCCGGTAGGGGAATCCCAACTGGCAATATTCCCCTCCCTTGTTCGCGACAGTTTTTTATCTGATGTGTCCGATTGAAAACCTCACTAATTGGACTGATGTAAATCTCCGAAATGTAACAATAAGTTGCCGACGctaaaagcaataaaattcgatttttttgtggaaatagCAATAATTATTACCTCGCTCGATTGAAACAAAAACGAGAAAATAGAGCAAAACCCCGTTCCGCATTCTTGTGGGTGTTTGAGTCGACAGTTTACGCACAACTGAGATTCCGAGAgcgaattttcattttgtgtcAACATTTTCTCAAACTTGGGCTTAATTAGGACGACCAACAATGATGGGTATTGATCGTGTCAATGGGCAAGGCTTTATAAACACagctttaaaaatacatttgatGGAATTCAGGGAGGAGACGTGGGATTGATTTATTGTAATCTGTTCCACTCATGGGTGCGTtaataggcaattttcatatttcgacttaaaaaaaacatcaattatttatttgttaatttatcaGAAATTGTTTATAGAAAAAGTGTATAACTGGTTATCTacattactttaaaattttgtcatgttttcaaattaagttggcaagaTTTGTGAAATTCGAACGTCACACCTTTAGGCAGTGCTGCCAACCTAGTCATAGTTTCTCAATTTTTAGTGCTTTTTACTCAAACAcaactattagctgtttcaaaactataaaaacgccgaCGTCGCACTTATTCatgcacttaaaaaaataatagctaatgtaatttatactttcattGAGAGatctaataatatttattttacaaattatcaatattcttttaaaaaaaatcagaaaaattttgaattattttgactAAATTCCTCAAACAAAAAGCATTTCGCTCTGTAAAATGTGCTAAAATACTCaacttacttattttaattaatttcgattCAGCGAAAGCTTGCAAAAAGactgaatatttaaaatagtgtttatacaCTTGACAAAAGCAAAAGTAATACctctttcaaaataatttagtaattatttagcttatttttgtcgaaatttaaaaaaaaataattgctcaTGTAGGTAAATAAACGGCcagctgaaaaaaaaacgatttattttgtttttttatctggttcaggatttttttgttCCGTTCAAAAACTGACCTAATCGCTCAAAGATGCCAAAAACAATATCATGTTCAAACTAATTTAGCGATTTTTCGGTTTACTTTTAAGGAAATTAGGTACACATAACTAAACtgacaaattttataatttaaaaaaattgcaaagtaACATTattagaatttaattttcgtgTATGACAGCATCTCGttggtttaattaattcacGTGATCTGTTAGTCACGCAATGAATTgcatattaaataaattatgagCGCCTCTATAAACGTACGTTTAggtcaaaaaattacttattgcACAAAAATGGGAACAATaagtattagctgttttaaaaatataaaaacgtcaacgtcgcattttaccaaattatttttgtaaataaggttgatataaaaaaaaacattaatgattaaatctcttatcgaaaatattgattacattagctattattttcttGAAGTGCATACATAATTTATAagagctaattttgagagaaaatgcgacgttggcgtttttatagttttgaaacagctaatacatcatttttaaattactttggTGGTTTCTTGTCTTTTttcttgaacaaaattttctaaaacatCAGTTTTTTGTACTAAATCGTACTAAAACCCTCAGAATATAAAAAGGGAAAGTCATATTGAtctaattactaattttttgtcggtttttacaaattaaactatattttcGACAAAGTTAAGTTTTGTTTTCGATATATGTATTTTGGACATGTtatgttttgtaaaatattttcgagTCGAACTGTAAAAAACGTTCTGAAATGCTTCAAGAAAAACCtaattcttagttttttgataaaataacatagtttttaattttgaaaaatgtttaaatattcGAAATTCCGTTATTTTTTGACTAACTTGGCAATTtctttgcattatttttgacaaaactttgGAAAATTGTGTTTCTCGCTCCAAAACATGTtaataaagcaataaaaaaataacataacgaTTTTGTGGTCCAACTTTAACGCAAACACCCACTGAGAttcggaaaaaaattgtggaaaatgtagaaaaaattgaatCTTATTTAGTTCAAAAGAGTAATAAGACTACAATAACGAtctaaagaagaaaaaaaactaaattttccaccaaatttaattttggtttttcggaaaatacataaactaatttataaattatatgttatttatatttatatttttatacattttatatttataaattttaattttgcatctgactataaaaaacttgcagaaacgctccaaaaggaaaaaaatcaaataataaaaaaaaaattaaaaatggccaaaattacattattttcagaTTAACTTTCTCACTCCAAAatatgtataaataaataataaatttcgtaAAGAATTCGGCTTTAACGCTATAGCTCtaaaaaagtcgaaaaaaactaaaccttctattaaattaaattaagctcTAAGTGCTACGACAACAATCgaaaagaaaagaaacaaCCTACATTTTCGACATGCTTTAGTTATTTTTGGTATGTTTTGAATGAAGTTTCGTAAAATAAATTCGCGTCTGACTgaaaaaatatgtcgaaatgctccagaaaaaagaaaaaaatcacgtAATTCTTGATAATTGTGTTTCTGGCTCTAGAaacgttaaaataaaactaacttagcaaatttttttgcaataatttggagttttaagagtcgaaaaattaaaggaaaaaatcgATAATTCGATAATACAAGCAGTAATTGAGCCAAGAATTTTTCAGATGGCACCACTGTTCATAATTGTCATACGTAGGACCCAGTTCGGTactgccaacttaatttcaaagtcacACGTAATTATGATCAGAATACAAAACTGTGgttaaaaatcaaacttaGGATTACAAAAATGCCCCCAAATGTTTCCCTCGACGCTCCATTGCAGTTATTTCCCTCACATTCGACACACTTGACCGGAAATTGCGACAATTTCGCGTATTTAGACTTCAACACAACACATCCATTTCTCAAAAAGCAACCTTTAAGCACCACTTCGCCAAAATCtagcaaaaaacaataaagaacAACCAAACAATTGAGAGAATTACCACCTTTGTGCACAAATAAGCTGAAACAATGCAAATCATTTTCAGGGATTTGTTCAGTCGGTGCTGAATTATTTTGACTCCTTTGAACTTGATTGATGTATTCGAGGCAGTCTAATTCGAGTTGAATGTTCGGTGTTTGGCCCAAAAGTGCGGATTTTAGGTTTGTTATGTTAGACGAGTAACATGTTAAAGCCAGGACTGAAAGCTtcacattattttattgttagaTAAGTGTGAAAAATTACCGTTTTTGGTGAGCGTGAGATAGATAAGTGCCACGATTAGAGCCATCATTTTCACTGAGGTAAAATCATGTCATCTGTTcggtttatttcaaacaataattgatttaattaattagacgCGATAAAGATTATCGCGCGAGATTGCCCGAGTTAATAATGGTTATGAGCTATGAGTTTATATTAAAGGTGGCTAATTTACACGTCGGGTATTAATAGAAATCGccgttttataaaaagaaactttattttaaaaacaatgaaaaaactaCAACGTAAAGCTCTAGCCTACTCTTCGTAACATCAAAAGCCTCCGCTACAAAATATATAGTGTATAGAGAAGTATACATTATTAACATGTCTAAAAGAACCTCAAGTACTTCATAGAAAAATAGTCCACTTATGAGCAACTTAGTTTTATAGTATAATTTGTAGTaacatacatttttaatatataGTTTTGGTAACTAAA contains:
- the LOC656616 gene encoding uncharacterized protein LOC656616, coding for MKFFIFSLIALISIENSICMECYSTNLEALARGVSEHSPQDCTQSLKKFERRFDLSKLDVTCFKFVVQGEDKTAIVKGCLPKGGCGLMEGALKTMLPFTGEAKCYECEGSLCNSAPKLQLLAFVSLLLPSVSLFKLL